One stretch of Armigeres subalbatus isolate Guangzhou_Male chromosome 2, GZ_Asu_2, whole genome shotgun sequence DNA includes these proteins:
- the LOC134211766 gene encoding large ribosomal subunit protein mL52 isoform X2: protein MKYYLISGHCLTKRFLSRAYSSKTICPKFTEIKERNLPRNPNKSGPLTDLPDYTFLDGRVTPLGANQTKRLLQQHELANKIVTMSKEMDFAVERYRTLQANKQKENKQVLDQKLKPKGFLLLS, encoded by the exons atgaaatattatttGATTTCAGGACACTGTTTAACAAAAC GTTTCCTCAGCCGTGCTTACAGCAGCAAAacc atttgtcccAAGTTTACAGAAATAAAGGAAAGGAATTTACCCAGAAATCCAAATAAATCTGGTCCACTCACAGATCTGCCAGACTATACCTTTTTAGATGGAAGAGTGACACCATTAGGA GCCAATCAGACAAAGAGACTTCTTCAGCAACACGAACTTGCGAATAAAATTGTGACAATGTCAAAAGAAATGGATTTTGCCGTAGAACGCTACAGGACATTACAAGCCAACAAGCAAAAGGAGAACAAACAGGTACTTGACCAAAAACTAAAACCCAAGGGCTTTTTATTGCTTTCGTAA
- the LOC134211766 gene encoding large ribosomal subunit protein mL52 isoform X1, whose amino-acid sequence MKYYLISGHCLTKRFLSRAYSSKTISSKIFHNDFTEIKERNLPRNPNKSGPLTDLPDYTFLDGRVTPLGANQTKRLLQQHELANKIVTMSKEMDFAVERYRTLQANKQKENKQVLDQKLKPKGFLLLS is encoded by the exons atgaaatattatttGATTTCAGGACACTGTTTAACAAAAC GTTTCCTCAGCCGTGCTTACAGCAGCAAAaccatttcaagcaaaatttttcataacgac TTTACAGAAATAAAGGAAAGGAATTTACCCAGAAATCCAAATAAATCTGGTCCACTCACAGATCTGCCAGACTATACCTTTTTAGATGGAAGAGTGACACCATTAGGA GCCAATCAGACAAAGAGACTTCTTCAGCAACACGAACTTGCGAATAAAATTGTGACAATGTCAAAAGAAATGGATTTTGCCGTAGAACGCTACAGGACATTACAAGCCAACAAGCAAAAGGAGAACAAACAGGTACTTGACCAAAAACTAAAACCCAAGGGCTTTTTATTGCTTTCGTAA